From one Catharus ustulatus isolate bCatUst1 chromosome 1, bCatUst1.pri.v2, whole genome shotgun sequence genomic stretch:
- the LOC116994763 gene encoding erythroblast NAD(P)(+)--arginine ADP-ribosyltransferase-like, producing MALPALTLALLAMTVTTTAYVLRPLDMAPDSFDDQYQGCGSAMRAELPALNRSELQNNSYFAQLWHLARERWQSRGSPVSPLLSPDQAIAIMAGTVLNQGDQFNEELRVAGCSPQKYRDNFHFKTLHFLLTDALATLRAAQKQKCHLVFWGMDHIRYKAKPGNIVRFGHFVSSSLHKTVTEQFDNTMVFQMQTCHGAFIKTFTDFPNEDEVLIPPFEKFKVTKVIEDWEKVEIHLDSIGTYSKYNCEWLRGGSVPRAPDHLAGLLLATTALAVATGIL from the exons ATGGCCCTCCCGGctctcaccctggcactgctggcaatgACCGTGACCACCACGGCCTATGTGCTGAGACCCCTGGATATGGCCCCGGACTCCTTCGATGACCAGTACCAGGGCTGTGGCTCAGCCATGAGGGcggagctgccagccctgaaCCGCTCCGAGTTGCAGAACAATTCTTATTTTGCCCAGCTGTGGCATCTGGCCAGGGAAAGGTGGCAGAGTCGggggtcccctgtgtcccctctgttgTCCCCAGACCAGGCCATTGCCATCATGGCCGGCACCGTGCTTAACCAAGGCGATCAGTTCAATGAAGAATTGCGAGTGGCCGGGTGCTCCCCCCAGAAATACCGGGACAATTTCCACTTCAAAacgctgcatttcctgctgaccGACGCCCTGGCCACGCTGAGGGCTGCTCAGAAGCAGAAATGTCACTTGGTGTTCTGGGGGATGGACCACATAAGGTACAAGGCAAAGCCTGGCAACATCGTCCGGTTCGGTCACTTCGTGTCATCATCGCTTCACAAAACAGTCACTGAACAATTCGACAACACCATGGTGTTCCAGATGCAGACGTGTCACGGCGCGTTCATCAAAACATTCACTGATTTTCCCAACGAGGATGAGGTGCTGATCCCACCCTTTGAGAAGTTCAAGGTCACCAAAGTCATCGAGGATTGGGAGAAGGTGGAGATCCACCTCGACTCCATCGGGACCTACAGCAAATACAACTGCGAGTGGCTGAgag GTGGGAGCGTCCCCAGAGCCCCCGACCACCTTGCAGGACTCCTCCtggccaccacagccctggcagtggccaCAGGGATCCTCTGA
- the GRINA gene encoding protein lifeguard 1, with protein MSHEKSFLVTSDGFGGQQPPTAPPAYPQPPYPVAPYPQPQFTPAPYPQPGFTQGPAPYPPPTPYPPAGPYPPGPYPPPGPYPQGPYGQPPYAQPQPMVPGDQDSPLHSTYHEDGPPSYYDNQDFPSAHWDDKSVRQAFIRKVFLVLTLQLTVTFAFVTVFTFVKGVRGFVQRNVWTYYVSYAVFFISLIVLSCCGDFRRKHPWNLVSLSILTVSLSYMVGMIASFYDTEAVIMAVGITVVVCFTVVIFSLQTKYDFTSCRGVLVVCLVVLMLFAILCIFIRNRIMEIVYASMGALLFTCFLAVDTQLILGNKQLALSPEEYIFAALNLYTDIINIFLYILAIIGRAKE; from the exons ATGTCACACGAGAAGAGTTTCCTGGTGACCAGCGACGGCTTCGGGGGGCAGCAACCCCCGACGGCCCCACCGGCCTACCCCCAGCCCCCCTACCCCGTCGCCCCGtacccccagccccaatttaCCCCCGCCCCCTACCCCCAGCCGGGCTTCACGCAGGGCCCGGCGCCGTACCCCCCGCCGACCCCGTACCCCCCTGCCGGGCCGTACCCCCCTGGGCCGTACCCCCCGCCCGGGCCGTACCCACAGGGCCCCTATGGGCAGCCACCCTATGCCCAGCCTCAGCCCATGGTCCCTGGCGACCAGGACT cccccctgcACAGCACCTACCACGAGGACGGGCCCCCCTCCTACTATGACAACCAGGACTTCCCTTCGGCGCACTGGGACGACAAGAGCGTCCGCCAGGCCTTCATCCGCAAG gtgttcctGGTGCTGACGCTGCAGCTGACCGTCACCTTCGCCTTCGTGACCGTCTTCACCTTCGTCAAAGGCGTGCGGGGCTTCGTGCAGCGCAACGTGTGGACGTACTACGTGTCCTACGCCGTGTTCTTCATCTCCCTCATCGTCCTCAGCTGCTGCGGGGACTTCCGCCGCAAGCACCCCTGGAACCTCGTGTCCCTG TCCATCCTGACCGTCAGCCTGTCCTACATGGTGGGGATGATCGCCAGCTTCTACGACACTGAGGCCGTCATCATGGCTGTCGGCATCACCGTCGTCGTCTGCTTCACCGTCGTCATCTTCTCCCTGCAG acTAAGTACGACTTCACCTCGTGCCGGGGCGTCCTCGTGGTCTGCCTCGTTGTGCTCATGCTCTTCGCCATCCTCTGCATCTTCATCCGGAACCGCATCATGGAGATTGTCTACGCCTCCATGGGGGCCCTGCTCTTCACCTGC TTCCTGGCAGTGGACACGCAGCTGATCCTGGGGAACAAGCAGCTGGCCCTGAGCCCTGAGGAGTACATCTTCGCCGCGCTCAACCTCTACACCGACATCATCAACATCTTCCTCTACATCCTCGCCATCATCGGCAGGGCCAAGGAGTAG